The DNA window TTTATTTCCCACGAACACTTCGATCACTGCCACCCCGTAACCTTACAGAAATTGTGTCGCGGTGAGCGTTTTAAAAAGTTATTTGTCAATGTCGGTTGTATGACACCTGCACAACCCATCGCTGAGAAATACGGAGATGCCGCATTTGCACGGGATCTACCGATTACCAAGCATGTTCCCGCTGATAAGGTCCAGATTCTCTACCCGAAACATCTCAACGAAAAACAAGGGTTCGCGCGCGCCTTTCAAGGTTCAGATACGCTTGATCTCGGGGAGATTCGAGTCGAGACGATTGAAAGCGGCGAGAACCAAACACCGAATCTCCCGACAAATGGGTATCTGATAACACACACAACAAAGAATGTCTCTGTCCTCCACACTGGCGATTTGCACGAACCCTATCCAGCGTTGGTGAATCTCCGAGGCAACGTGGATTTCCTTATCCACATGAAACTCGGTCTCGGCGAGGGACTGGCATCTCGGCTCATAGAACTTGTGGAGTTAATCCAACCGCGCTTCGTGATACCGACGCATTACCGAACCGATCGGAAGTCCGATCCAATACCCGCCGGACACTGGCCCCCCAACGTCACCGATGAAATGGCGTTTATTGAATCAATCCGTGAAATCGTCGGAGACAGAACGCATCTTCTCCCTTTCACCGCAGGCATAGAATACGAGGTGGAAATGCCAGAGAAACGAGTAATCTGGAAATGGGAATGGTTCAACACGTGGGACGTTCCCCCTTGGAGAGAGTGAAATTCTCGTGGACGATTTTCTGTGACAAGGAGCCAGTCTAATGAAACTGACGCAATTAGGACGCAGCTTGCAAGCCCATATTGGAAAGCCGACTTTGGTGATACTTTTTGTTGGTGCGGTATTTCTCCCAAATACCTTCGCTCAAGATTATAACCAGTGGCATTTACCTGAAGGGACGAAAGCACGACTTGGTAAAGGGGCAATAACGGGAAACGTCCAGTATTCCCCGGATGGCACGCTACTCGCCGTCAGCAGTTCCATTGGCGTTTGGCTTTACGATGCGGATACCCATGAAGAAATTAACTTACTCACAGGGCATACGGCTTGGGTCACGTGCGTTGCGTTCTCACCAGATGGACAAACACTTGCCAGCGGAAGTTGGGACCGAACGATTCGGTTGTGGAATCCGTATACAGGTCAACACAGGACAACCCTTACAAGAGACGGTATGGGCGATGTCGCGTGCGTTGCGTTCTCACCAGATGGCGGCACGTTAGCAAGTGGTGGTGGAAGATGGAACAAAACGATTCAATTGTGGGATACAGAGACGGGAAATCATATACGGACGCTTAGGGGGCATAAGGCAAGTGTCACTTCCATCGTATTTAGTCCTGATGGAGAAATGCTTGCCAGCGGTGGTGGCTGGGAAGACAACACGATTCGATTATGGCATGTGGAAACTGAGTACCCAATCGCTAATTTCGCAGCGCATAAAGGTTGGGTGAAGTCTGTTGCCTTCTCTCCAGATGGGACGACGTTTGTAAGTGCGGGTGTGGATGACACGATCCAATTGTGGAACCCACATACCGGTGAACATAAAGCAATCCTCACAAAACACACGAGTGGGGTCAATTGGGTGGCATTCTCCCAAGATGGGCAGAGGCTTGCGAGCGCAAGTGATGACAACACCGTTCGATTGTGGGACCTTGACGGGACATACGCATTCGGTGAAATCCGTTGCCTTCTCTCCAGATGGTAGAACACTTGTCAGTTCGGGCGAAGATCAGGTGATTCAGTTTTGGGATCCTGTCACTGAGCAACACAAAGCGACCCTCACCGGACACACGCTGTCGGTTAATGCGGTTACATTCAGTCCAGATGGGAAAACTCTTGCCGGTGCGAACGATGACAAATCAATCTATTTGTGGGACGCACACACCGGACATCTCCAAAATACCCTCACGGGGCACGGCGGACGGATCCTTTCCGTTGCGTTTTCTCCAGATGGTGAGACACTCGCCAGCGGTGGAGGAAACCCTGATACCGCAATTCATTTCTGGGATGCACACACAGCGCAACCCAAGGCGACCATTATAGGTCATAAGTATGGTATTGAGTCTCTCGTGTTTAGTCCGGACGGTAACACCTTGGTAAGTGCAAGTTGGGACAACACCGTTCGATTGTGGGATGCTCAGACAGGCGCAAATAGAGCAATACTCGGGGATACACAGGATGTCTATGCTGGCTTGCCAGCGGCGGTAAAAATACCACAATTCACTTATGGGATGTAAGAACTGCGCGACGCCAAGCGACTTTGAAAGGACATACAGAACCTGTTCAAGCTATTGTATTTAGTCCAGATGGTAACACACTCGTTAGCGCAAGTCGAGATAGAAGGATCCGATTGTGGGATATACAGACGGAACAGCCCAAGGCGACTTTCGCAGGGAATTTGGGTCCGATCGAGTCCCTCGCGTTCTCTGCGGATGGACGCATACTTGTGAGTGGAAGCTGGAACAGTACAATTCGGTTGTGGGATGTAGACAGTGGGCGTCGCTTAGGAATGCTTACGGGACACACGAACAGGGTTAACGCCCTCGCGTTCTCTGTGGACGGTCGGACGCTTGTCAGCGGGAGTGACGATGGCACGGTTTTGCTGTGGGACTTCACGCAATTTCTCCTACAAATACCGGGGGATGTCAACAGTGATGGGGTCGTGAACGTCCAAGATTTGGTGTTGGTGGCATCGAACTTTGGGCAAACCGGCGGGGATACTGCCGATGTCAATAGTGATGGGGTCGTGAATGTTCAGGATTTAGTATTGATTGCATCATATTTCGGGCAGGATTAACAGGAATCGACAAAAACCTTTATCGTAATAATTTGGAGAACGTTTATTGTGTCAACACTACCGCGCGTTCGCGTCGCTTTCTATGGATGTGGAAACTTCGCGAACCGAACCCGAATCCCGAACCTATTACAGACAAATTCGGTGGATATTGTCGCTGCGTGCGATAGCAGCTCACAAGTGGCACAGGAAACCGCCAAACGTTTCAAGATTCCGAGCGTCTACCAAGACGCACACGAAATGCTTGACACTGAGGCAATTGACGTGCTATACTCTATCGTACCGGCGTATGTGCGAACCAACGTTGAGTCAACTGCTGCAGAAAAGGGTATCCACATCTTCAGTGAGAAGCCTCAGGCACTCACGATGCAGGTGGCACACCGGATCAACAGTGCCATTCAGCAAGCAGGAGTTATCAGCACGGTTGGATTTCGCGAACGGTATCGTCCAATCTTCCAAGAAGCACGCCGATATTTGCGCGACAAACACGTCGTGCATGTTCGGTTTCAGAGTTTCGGGGGCTTACCACCTTCGACAGACGGTGGACCCAAAACATGGTGGGAAGAGATGGACAAATCTGGCGGAAGTGCCCTTGATTGGGGGGTTCACGCAACCGATTACACCCGATTCATGACTGGATTGAACGTTGACAAGTCCCAAGCGTTTTATTGTGAACGTCCGGCTTATGCGAGTGCTCTGTCTACGAGTTTCAATTACTGTCTTGAGAACGGTGCTACGATGACACTCAACTTTGTCGCAGCCGGTCCGGGTCCGAAAGCTGAACCGAGATTTACTATCTTCTATGAAGGCGGATGCCTCGAAATTCACGGATACGATAGGATTGTGGTAAATGGCGAGGTCCTTTACCAAGCCGACGAATTCGACCCGTGGTTGGAACAGGACAAAACCTTTATCCGCGCCGTTCAGTCTGCGGATCCGAGTCTTTTGCAGAGTGATTATTATGATGGACTTTTCTCTTTAGCCCCTATTTTAGCGGGGTGGGAGTCCTCCCGACGCGGCGGAGAATGTATTGATGTCGCAGCATTCATGGATGATATATATTGACGGACGAATGGAGACATGGATGGAGAACCGCCTTCCAATCTTTGGCTCTTTAGAAACGTAAAAATTCCCAAACCCAGCCACGAGTTAACCGAAAACCTGCAAGAACAACGGACGCAGCAGTCCAGGAGGCCATCATTAAAAAAATGGATGCAAAATTGAAAAAAATTCAGATTACACCAATGAAATTCGATAAACAGGGCGAAATACAAAAAGAAGAATTCGCCACACTCACCATCGAAGTACCGATGGATAGCACGGGACAACGTGCCGCAATTATAGAGTTGTGTGAGCTCCTTGACCAAGAATGGGTTATTGTTAACGTTGAAGGCAAAACAGTTGTCGCTGTCAACACTGCTTGATGTTTTGCACAAGCATGCGGGGCCCTTTTGTGGCAAAGGAAAATCTTCATAATCGCACAGATCCTCAGTAGCGTCGGACTTCACCGAAAACCATCATGAAACGAAGTGGAGTGATTTAACCATCAACTCGTGCTTTAACATTTATAACGGAGTGTTTTTGCTTGGGTGTTTCTTCAAGTTGATGGTTAACAGGAGCCCATAGTTAAAAGAATGAAAAAGAAATTGCTTTTTACACCCGGTCCCACGCCGATTCCGCCTGAAGCCCTATTGGCGATGGCGCAACCGATTGATTACCACCGCAGTGATGCCGCTATAACACTCATTAAAGATGTTCTTGAAAAACTCAAACACGTTTTCCAAACCGAGAATGATGTCCTCTTTCTAACATCGTCCGGAACCGGTGCTATGGAGGGCGCAGTCGTGAATCTGTTATCTCGCGGAGACAAAGTCATTGTCATCCAGAGCGGTAAATTCGGGGAACGATGGAACGACATTTGCATCGCTTATGGAATCGAAGTGATCCGGATTGACGTGACA is part of the Candidatus Poribacteria bacterium genome and encodes:
- a CDS encoding MBL fold metallo-hydrolase, with the protein product MENIFLRWWGCGAFDVRFGDVNIAFDPYLFDQNLADAEPIYDYIFISHEHFDHCHPVTLQKLCRGERFKKLFVNVGCMTPAQPIAEKYGDAAFARDLPITKHVPADKVQILYPKHLNEKQGFARAFQGSDTLDLGEIRVETIESGENQTPNLPTNGYLITHTTKNVSVLHTGDLHEPYPALVNLRGNVDFLIHMKLGLGEGLASRLIELVELIQPRFVIPTHYRTDRKSDPIPAGHWPPNVTDEMAFIESIREIVGDRTHLLPFTAGIEYEVEMPEKRVIWKWEWFNTWDVPPWRE
- a CDS encoding Gfo/Idh/MocA family oxidoreductase; translation: MSTLPRVRVAFYGCGNFANRTRIPNLLQTNSVDIVAACDSSSQVAQETAKRFKIPSVYQDAHEMLDTEAIDVLYSIVPAYVRTNVESTAAEKGIHIFSEKPQALTMQVAHRINSAIQQAGVISTVGFRERYRPIFQEARRYLRDKHVVHVRFQSFGGLPPSTDGGPKTWWEEMDKSGGSALDWGVHATDYTRFMTGLNVDKSQAFYCERPAYASALSTSFNYCLENGATMTLNFVAAGPGPKAEPRFTIFYEGGCLEIHGYDRIVVNGEVLYQADEFDPWLEQDKTFIRAVQSADPSLLQSDYYDGLFSLAPILAGWESSRRGGECIDVAAFMDDIY
- a CDS encoding WD40 repeat domain-containing protein; this translates as MKSVAFSPDGRTLVSSGEDQVIQFWDPVTEQHKATLTGHTLSVNAVTFSPDGKTLAGANDDKSIYLWDAHTGHLQNTLTGHGGRILSVAFSPDGETLASGGGNPDTAIHFWDAHTAQPKATIIGHKYGIESLVFSPDGNTLVSASWDNTVRLWDAQTGANRAILGDTQDVYAGLPAAVKIPQFTYGM
- a CDS encoding WD40 repeat domain-containing protein, whose translation is MKLTQLGRSLQAHIGKPTLVILFVGAVFLPNTFAQDYNQWHLPEGTKARLGKGAITGNVQYSPDGTLLAVSSSIGVWLYDADTHEEINLLTGHTAWVTCVAFSPDGQTLASGSWDRTIRLWNPYTGQHRTTLTRDGMGDVACVAFSPDGGTLASGGGRWNKTIQLWDTETGNHIRTLRGHKASVTSIVFSPDGEMLASGGGWEDNTIRLWHVETEYPIANFAAHKGWVKSVAFSPDGTTFVSAGVDDTIQLWNPHTGEHKAILTKHTSGVNWVAFSQDGQRLASASDDNTVRLWDLDGTYAFGEIRCLLSRW